Proteins encoded within one genomic window of Candidatus Amarolinea dominans:
- the mfd gene encoding transcription-repair coupling factor: MQLAGLLSLVQDIPAYAALRQRAEEGAALPPLALVHSARPFLAAALSRDLARPTLILTARSEQAYQWADTLRAWLPETTRVHLFADPDALPYERITWSRETRQQRLGTLVALTQTPRAGDAPSQPPVIVASARALALLTLPRRELALALRPLRSGQMTEMAGLLEKWLGWGYQPATVVEEPGAFSRRGGIVDVWAPNLPWPLRLELFGNEIDSLRFFDPSTQRTLPAEQGGRVSEVLLGPASEALPRYGPAAQLRLEALDLTPCHAPAQHDFERERSQLLSGVGCRGVEWYIPYLYSQPATLLDYLPTHSLLLVDDGAELTATLSDLQAQAEQLARDLTNAGELPHGALRPYAAVDDLRLRLQARQPVLLGFGDLMGRPVAQGTDLAHAFLPAPHFGSKVRRVVEEAEAWRKAGQRTVLITRQSARLDDLMRAAGQAPIVTETLADAPPPAVYLVPGSLSEGFVLRNEDQGGIQLTVLTDAELFGMARPAPKRAMRARPVAPETFFADLHAGDFVVHMEHGIAQFQGLVNLDMGGVPREYLHLSYAQGDRLYVPVHQADRLSRYVGGGDGAPVLHRLGTADWEHVKQRTRRAVADIADELLDLYAARELVAGHAFAPDGVWQDELEGSFPYVETEDQLAAIEDVKHDMERSRPMDRLICGDVGYGKTEVALRAAFKAIMDGKQVAVLVPTTVLAQQHFTNFSQRLRSYPVNVAMLSRFLTGSRQDEVIEGLLKGSVDLVVGTHRLLSQDVIFKDMGLLIIDEEQRFGVTHKERLKQMRTEVDVLTLTATPIPRTLHMSLTGVRDLSTIDTPPEERLPIKTTLAEYDEQLIRQAILREMDRGGQVYFVHNRVLGIEQLAQRVHTIVPEARIGIGHGQMPERQLEQVMLDFANGECDVLVCTTIIESGLDIPNVNTIIINRADHFGLAQLYQLRGRVGRSAVRAYAYLLYDRGATLSLTARRRIEAILEASELGAGFRIAMHDLEIRGAGEILGARQHGHMTAVGFDLYTRLLAQAVDDARTQRQMEAGADGQGRRHALIAALAPAVTLELPLEARLPEDYIADAGLRLRLYRRLASLGDLNAISDFRQELSDRFGAPPPAVDNLLYQVRVKALATQAGVSSIAVEEQRLIIKTPWLENADGRALQQKLGAPARVIRDAVWLPLNAPDWQALLARVLEGMGGER; the protein is encoded by the coding sequence ATGCAACTTGCAGGCCTGCTGTCACTCGTCCAGGATATTCCAGCCTATGCTGCGCTGCGTCAACGCGCCGAAGAAGGGGCCGCGCTGCCGCCGCTGGCGCTGGTACACTCAGCGCGGCCGTTTCTGGCGGCCGCACTAAGCCGCGATCTGGCGCGCCCCACCCTCATCCTGACCGCGCGCAGCGAACAGGCGTACCAGTGGGCCGACACGCTGCGCGCCTGGCTGCCAGAGACGACCCGCGTCCATCTCTTCGCCGATCCTGACGCCCTGCCCTATGAACGCATCACCTGGTCACGTGAAACCCGGCAGCAGCGCCTGGGTACGCTTGTCGCCCTGACCCAAACGCCACGCGCTGGCGATGCGCCCAGCCAACCGCCGGTGATCGTGGCCTCAGCCCGCGCCCTGGCTCTGTTGACCCTACCCCGGCGTGAGCTGGCCCTGGCCCTGCGCCCGCTGCGCAGCGGTCAGATGACCGAGATGGCCGGGCTGCTCGAAAAATGGCTCGGCTGGGGCTATCAACCGGCGACCGTGGTGGAAGAGCCGGGCGCGTTCAGCCGCCGCGGGGGTATCGTGGACGTGTGGGCGCCCAACCTGCCCTGGCCTCTGCGCCTGGAGCTGTTCGGCAACGAAATTGACAGCCTGCGCTTCTTCGATCCGAGCACGCAGCGCACCCTGCCCGCCGAGCAGGGCGGCCGCGTGTCCGAAGTTCTCCTCGGCCCGGCCAGCGAGGCCCTGCCGCGCTACGGCCCGGCCGCCCAACTGCGCCTGGAGGCGCTCGACCTGACGCCGTGCCATGCGCCGGCGCAGCATGACTTCGAGCGCGAGCGCAGCCAATTACTCAGCGGCGTCGGCTGCCGCGGCGTCGAATGGTACATCCCCTACCTCTACAGCCAGCCGGCCACCCTGCTTGACTATCTTCCGACCCACAGCCTGCTCCTGGTGGATGATGGCGCTGAGCTGACCGCCACCCTGTCCGACCTGCAGGCGCAGGCCGAGCAACTGGCGCGCGACCTGACCAACGCCGGCGAGCTTCCCCATGGCGCCCTGCGCCCCTACGCCGCGGTGGATGACCTGCGCCTGCGCCTGCAAGCGCGGCAGCCCGTGCTGCTCGGCTTCGGCGACCTGATGGGGCGACCGGTCGCGCAAGGCACAGACCTGGCACACGCCTTCTTGCCGGCGCCTCATTTCGGCAGCAAGGTGCGCCGCGTGGTAGAAGAGGCCGAAGCCTGGCGCAAGGCCGGTCAGCGCACGGTGTTGATTACCCGGCAGTCGGCGCGCCTGGATGACCTGATGCGCGCCGCCGGCCAGGCGCCAATCGTGACCGAAACCCTGGCAGACGCCCCCCCGCCGGCCGTTTACCTGGTGCCCGGCAGCCTCAGCGAAGGTTTTGTGCTGCGCAACGAAGATCAAGGCGGCATCCAACTCACCGTGCTGACCGACGCCGAGCTGTTTGGCATGGCGCGGCCGGCGCCCAAACGGGCCATGCGCGCTCGGCCCGTGGCGCCAGAGACCTTCTTTGCCGATCTGCACGCCGGTGATTTTGTCGTCCACATGGAGCACGGCATCGCGCAGTTCCAGGGCCTGGTCAACCTGGACATGGGCGGCGTGCCACGCGAATACCTGCATCTCTCCTATGCGCAGGGCGACCGCCTCTACGTGCCGGTACATCAGGCCGACCGCCTCAGCCGCTATGTGGGCGGCGGGGACGGGGCGCCGGTCTTACACCGCCTGGGAACCGCCGACTGGGAGCACGTCAAGCAGCGTACGCGCCGCGCCGTGGCCGACATTGCCGATGAACTGCTCGACCTGTACGCGGCGCGTGAGCTGGTGGCCGGCCATGCCTTTGCCCCGGACGGCGTGTGGCAGGATGAACTCGAAGGCTCCTTCCCGTACGTGGAGACCGAAGATCAACTGGCCGCGATCGAGGACGTCAAGCATGACATGGAGCGCAGCCGCCCCATGGATCGCCTCATCTGCGGCGATGTGGGCTACGGCAAGACCGAAGTCGCGCTGCGCGCCGCGTTCAAGGCCATCATGGATGGCAAGCAGGTGGCGGTGTTGGTGCCGACGACCGTCCTGGCGCAGCAGCACTTCACCAACTTCAGCCAGCGCCTGCGCTCGTACCCGGTCAACGTGGCGATGCTGAGCCGCTTCCTCACCGGCAGCCGGCAGGACGAGGTCATCGAAGGGTTACTCAAAGGCAGCGTTGACCTGGTGGTCGGCACACACCGCCTGCTGAGCCAGGATGTGATCTTCAAGGACATGGGATTGCTCATCATTGATGAAGAGCAGCGCTTTGGCGTGACGCATAAGGAGCGCCTGAAACAAATGCGCACCGAGGTGGATGTGCTGACGCTGACGGCGACGCCGATTCCACGCACGCTGCACATGAGCCTGACCGGCGTGCGCGACCTGAGCACGATTGACACCCCGCCGGAGGAGCGCCTGCCGATCAAGACGACCCTGGCCGAGTACGATGAACAGCTCATCCGCCAGGCCATCCTGCGCGAGATGGACCGCGGCGGACAGGTCTATTTCGTGCATAACCGCGTGCTGGGCATCGAGCAGTTGGCGCAGCGGGTACACACCATCGTACCCGAAGCCCGCATCGGCATCGGCCACGGGCAGATGCCGGAGCGCCAGTTGGAGCAGGTGATGCTCGACTTTGCCAACGGCGAGTGTGATGTGCTGGTCTGCACCACCATCATCGAGAGCGGCCTTGACATTCCCAACGTCAACACGATCATCATCAACCGGGCCGATCATTTTGGCCTGGCGCAGCTCTATCAGTTGCGCGGGCGGGTCGGGCGCAGCGCGGTGCGCGCGTATGCCTATCTGCTCTATGACCGCGGCGCAACGCTGTCGCTGACTGCGCGGCGACGCATCGAGGCCATTCTGGAGGCCAGCGAACTGGGCGCCGGCTTCCGCATCGCCATGCATGATCTGGAGATTCGCGGCGCCGGCGAAATCCTGGGTGCGCGCCAGCACGGTCACATGACGGCCGTCGGCTTCGATCTCTACACGCGGCTGCTGGCGCAGGCGGTGGACGATGCCCGCACGCAGCGCCAGATGGAAGCGGGGGCCGATGGGCAGGGGCGGCGACATGCCCTGATCGCTGCCCTGGCGCCGGCCGTCACACTTGAGCTGCCGCTGGAGGCGCGCCTGCCTGAGGATTACATCGCCGATGCCGGGCTGCGGCTGCGGCTCTACCGCCGCCTTGCCAGTCTGGGCGATCTCAACGCCATCAGCGACTTCCGCCAGGAGCTGAGCGACCGCTTCGGCGCGCCGCCGCCAGCCGTTGACAACCTGCTCTACCAGGTGCGGGTCAAGGCGCTGGCAACGCAGGCGGGCGTCAGCAGCATCGCGGTGGAAGAGCAGCGCCTGATCATCAAGACGCCGTGGCTGGAAAATGCAGACGGCCGGGCGCTGCAGCAGAAGCTGGGCGCGCCCGCGCGCGTGATCAGGGACGCGGTCTGGCTGCCGCTGAACGCGCCGGATTGGCAAGCGCTGCTGGCGCGGGTGTTGGAGGGGATGGGAGGGGAGAGATGA
- a CDS encoding sigma-70 family RNA polymerase sigma factor has product MARTTESELSLIEQAKTNPEAFGQLYEIYVDRIYSYIYYRTGSQADAEDLTARTFFRALDSIGRYVHRGLPFSAWLYRIAHNLVANWHRDRGRRKFVSLEDVTAIGPRGKSPDVHAEDNERRGELVAAVRRLPEDRQQLILLKFVERLPNAEIGEMMGRTEGAIKSLYHRTLIALREDLATRSFHW; this is encoded by the coding sequence GTGGCGCGAACAACCGAAAGCGAATTGAGCCTGATTGAACAAGCGAAGACTAATCCTGAAGCCTTCGGCCAACTGTATGAGATCTACGTTGATCGCATCTACAGTTACATCTACTATCGGACGGGTAGCCAGGCCGACGCCGAAGACTTGACAGCCCGCACCTTTTTTCGTGCGCTGGACAGTATTGGGCGTTACGTCCATCGGGGGCTACCATTCTCGGCCTGGCTTTACCGTATTGCCCATAACCTTGTGGCCAATTGGCATCGCGATCGCGGCCGGCGCAAGTTCGTGTCGCTGGAAGATGTGACCGCCATCGGGCCGCGCGGTAAAAGCCCTGATGTGCATGCCGAAGACAACGAGCGCCGTGGGGAACTGGTGGCCGCTGTCCGCCGCCTGCCCGAAGACCGCCAGCAGCTCATCTTGCTGAAATTTGTGGAACGGCTGCCGAATGCGGAAATTGGTGAGATGATGGGACGCACGGAAGGTGCGATCAAGTCGCTCTACCATCGTACGCTGATCGCGCTGCGCGAAGACCTGGCGACGCGCAGCTTTCACTGGTGA
- a CDS encoding aminoacyl-tRNA hydrolase — protein MNEDLFLIVGLGNPGPRFARHRHNVGFQVVDLLAQRHHLAFQRAEFRAAAASGTIGERRVLLAKPQTFMNLAGQAVAPLARFYKIPIPQILVLYDELDLPLGRLRFRSEGGSGGHNGMKSLTDSLGTQAFARLRIGIDRPPGKMDPAAYVLQDFSSDQEFEMAFCRPRAADGIEIWLREGIVAAMNKYNAV, from the coding sequence ATGAACGAAGACCTCTTCCTGATCGTGGGTCTGGGCAATCCCGGCCCACGTTTTGCCCGCCATCGTCACAACGTTGGTTTCCAGGTCGTAGATTTGCTGGCACAGCGGCATCACTTGGCGTTTCAGCGCGCCGAGTTTCGCGCGGCCGCGGCCAGCGGCACGATCGGCGAGCGCCGTGTGCTGTTGGCCAAGCCGCAAACCTTCATGAACCTGGCCGGTCAGGCCGTGGCGCCATTGGCGCGCTTCTACAAAATCCCCATCCCCCAGATCCTGGTGCTCTACGATGAGCTTGATCTGCCCCTGGGACGGCTGCGCTTTCGGTCTGAAGGCGGCTCCGGGGGCCACAACGGCATGAAATCGCTGACAGATAGCCTGGGCACCCAGGCTTTTGCGCGCCTGCGCATCGGCATTGACCGCCCGCCCGGCAAGATGGACCCGGCCGCCTATGTGCTGCAGGATTTCAGCAGTGACCAGGAATTCGAGATGGCCTTTTGCCGTCCCCGCGCCGCCGACGGTATCGAAATTTGGCTGCGCGAGGGCATCGTCGCCGCCATGAACAAGTATAACGCAGTCTGA